Genomic segment of Peribacillus frigoritolerans:
TACCCAAGCGCGTTTCCCAGAAGCCCATTGAACCTTCCGGAACGGCATATGTTGTAATCCCCACTTGTCCGGAGCCAATTGTCCCTCGGTATGCCCCAGGCCAAGGAAAGAAAGTGATGATAGTGCCCGGTGAACCTGATTCATCTCCGAAATATAAATGATAGGTGCCTGGATCATCAAAATTAACGGTTTTCTTCACCATACGCATTCCCAGCACTCCAGCATAAAAATCCACATTCTCTTGAGGATTGCCTACAATTGCGGTTATATGATGTATTCCTGCATTTTGCTTTTGCATGCCGATTACTTCCTTTCCCGTTGATTAATTTGTTGATTTTGTATTCAGTGGTTTTAAATTCGATTCAATATCCTTTCTTTTTGATTCTAAAAATGGCGGCAGGGCAAGGTTCTCACCTAGGTGCTGCTCTGCTTCATCCACTGCAAAACCAGGTCCATCAGTAGCTAGTTCAAATAATATGCCATTCGGCTCCCTAAAATACAGTGAACGAAAATAAAAGCGGTCCACATATCCAGAGTTCACGAATTTTGATTCACTAATTTTTTCTATCCATTTTCTCAGTTCTTCTTCATTATCCACCCGAAAGGCAACATGGTGTACTCCACCCCTCCCCAACCTTTCCCGAGGAATGTCATTCCTTTCTTCAATATGAAGTTCCGCTCCTGTTCCTCCCTCACCTGTCTCGTAAACGACAATTGGATTTTGCCCCCTAATTGAAGAAGGATATGTGCCTGATTTCCTGAACCCCAATACCTCGGAAAGAACAATTTCTGTTTGTTCAATATTAGGTACAGTAAGTCTTACCGGTCCTAACCCAAGGATAGAAAACTCTTTCGGTACCGGGCTTCCAACCCATGGTGATCCTCCCTGAACGCCGTTATTATCCTGATCGGAAACCAGAAGTAGCCTCTGCCCTTCAGGATCTTTAAAAGAAAGCACCTTCCTTTCAAAACGGCTCGATATTTCATCATGCTCAACATTGAATTCCACAAACCGTTTTTTCCAATATCCTAGAGCTTCATCATCTCTAACCCTTAAAGAAATTTCTGAAATGCTATTGTTTCCCTCATGAGTGCGGGCAGCATTGGGAATTTCAAAAAACGTCAATTCCGTACCCGGAGAACCAATTTGATCTCCATAAAATAAGTGATACACACGAACATCATCTTGATTCACCGTTTTTTTGATTAATCGCATCCCTAAGACTTTTGTGTAGAAATCAAAGTTATTTCCCGCTTTAGCTGTAATCGCCGAAACATGATGTAATCCTTTTAATTCCATCCTTACCACTCCTATCTTTATAAATCTCCCCTTACAGAGATGAAATAATCCGTAAATAATATCTCGAATTCGAGGTATTTAACCAAACATATAATACTTTTAATAAAAATATCTTGATTTAAAGATAAATGACAGCGATTAATTTGTCAACCATTTTCATTCAAATAATTTCACCTGTATACACTTTTCATAAAATAATAAAATCAGGTCAAAATAAGTCGGTATAATGAATGGAGGTATGATATATGGCTAAAGATTTTTTTAGCGCAATTGAAGATAGACGCTCTTATTATTCCCTTAGCAAGGAACGTGTTGTCCCTAATAAAAGGATTAAAGAAGTTATCGATCATGCCGTTCAATATTCCCCTTCCGCTTTCAACTCCCAAAGTGCAAGAGTGATTGTTTTAACAGGTCAAAGCCACGACCAATTATGGGACATCACGAAAAACACATTAAGAAAAGCTGTCGGTGACAAAGATTTTGAAAAAACGGAAGAAAAAATGAAGTCATTTATAAATGGTTATGGTACGGTTTTATTCTTTGAAGACCAGGCCATTATAACAAGGCTTCAAGAACAATTCAAAACGTATGCCGAAAACTTTCCGATTTGGTCGAACCAATCGTCTGCCATTTTACAATTTGTCGTATGGACTTCCTTGGAAATTGAGGGGTTTGGTGCAAGCCTTCAGCATTATAATCCTTTAATCGATGACGAAGTGAGAAAGACATGGGATATATCACGCGATTGGAAACTCATCGCTCAGATGCCCTTTGGAAAACCCACTGCAGAGCCTGGTGATAAAGACTTCACACCACTTGAAGAACGAGTGAAATATTATCAATGATACAATAGGGGCTGGCTCTACACACCGAGCCAGCCCCTTCATTTATTTCACTTTAGTAATCCGGAAATGTTGCAAAAAATTTTGAAAATATCAATGCCGCAAAGCCCATATATTCAACAACCGGCATAATTTTAAAATTCTCACTGGTGTTAAACACGTATATTTCACATCCCCCAGTAACCTATTGAATTGGTGATGAACGTCCTGGTAGCCATTCCTTCAAATAATATGGGAGTCCATCGGAATATTGTTTAGCCGCATGTCCGCTTTTCAGTAGGCTATATGTCTTATCCTTACAAGTTAAATGCTCCATTACCGGATAAATCATTTCCTGAGGGACCAATCGATCATACTTACTTGCAATGACCAAAACACTAGCATCAATTTTCGATAGCTTCGCTTTTTTCCCCCTTACCTTAAAGCCCCCATTAACCAAGCGATTTTTTATCAAAAGGTCTTTGGTTATTTGTTTGGCAGCTGCTCCGGATAACGGCACATGCCCATTGATCCACGCATTGAAGCGGCGCCAATTCTTAACGTATTCCTCATCATCCGCTTGATTCAATAATGATAAATACGGTGATATATAGATAGGAGATGTAATTAAACGGATTCCATATTTAACAGCACTGGCTGGAATCGTTTGATAAATATCAATCGTATCGTCGAAATTCACGGTACCTTCTTTTAATGCTTCCTGCCACTGATCAAAAGATTCCGAGGCACTGAAATCTACCGGTGTAACGGAAAGAATCAAGTTCTTGATTGGCTCGTCAGCAATGGCAGCATATATTGCGGCTATTGTACCGCCGATGCAAAATCCCATTACTGTAATTTCCGATGCCCCAGAGTGGCGCAATGCACGCTGCACTCCTTTTTGAATATAATCGACGATATAATCTTCGATCGATATTTCGCCATCTTCAAAACCCGGACTTCCAAAATCAAGCAAATATACATCAAAGCCTTCATTTACAAAAGATTCTATTAGACTATTCCCTGGGGACAGATCAAGAATCAAAGGAGTATTGATTAGTGAATATATAAGAAAAACCGGCACATCATATTTTTTTTTTGCCGACGGATAATACCAAAGCGATGATTTGTTTTTTTTCCACACCGATATTTTAGGCGTCAGTCCCATTTCAGGCATTGGCTGATTGGGAATATCCAAAAAATGTTTCCACTTTGGTATGGTTTCGGATTGATTTTTCGGCACTTTCCGTTTAGACATTAGAATTCCCCTGTCTAAAAGAATTGAACTCCAACTGTGAACTTATCAACAGGGAATCATTTAAGAAATTCGATATCCTTTTTTTACTCCCTTCCATTTCAATGGAATCCCATTTTGACTTCTTTTTCTTACTGCGAGATGAAAAAGCATTGCGTTTATTGCGATTTGAAGAATTACCTCTGAGATTTCCGCCCCTATCATCATCAAGTGTAGAGAGCAAATCTTCTATCCTATCAATTTTTTCTTCGAGCTGGATCACTAATTTCGCGATTCCCGCCACATCCTTTTTTGTTGGATAATTCATGATGATGGACATTCTTTCTGAAGCTTCCTGCATTCTATTTATTCTTGGAACCTGCATTTGGGCATTGTCGCTTACTGCTTCTATTAACTCACGATTATTTAGCAAATCCTTAATTTTATCATTAAGCTGTTGTTCTTTTTGTGCGCCTAGCAATTTAAGCCCTTTATAAAAATTTGATTTTTCCGCCATATATATCTTCCTTTCTCCTCCGTTTATACTAATGCCGATATACCTCCGTCTATGATCAAAACATGACCAACCATATAGTCAGAAGCCTGTGAGGCTAAAAATACGGCAGCCCCCTTTAAATCTTCTTCATCGCCAAACCTGCCAGCAGGAATTTTGCCTAATATGTCATAGTCGGACTTTTCAAGAACTTTCTTTGTGATTTTAGTCGGGAAAAATCCAGGTGCTATCGCATTGACTTGGATGCCGTATCTAGCAAGCTTAACTCCTAAATCCTTCGTCATTGTAATGATGGCACCCTTACTGGTGTTATAAGCTATCGTATCCAATAGCTCAGGAAACGTCCCGCCAAGACCTGTCACCGATGCAATATTTATGATTTTCCCTGAATTTTGCCGCTTCATGACCCTCGCTACAGCTTGTGAAAACAGGAATGTACCTGTAACATTAACATTCAATACTTTTTCCCACTTATCCTTAGGAAGATCCAAAAGCGGACCTGACCAGGACGTACCGCTATTATTGACAAGAATATCAATCGTGCCAAATTGGGCAACCGTTTCCTGGACGACACGGTCAATGGCACTCTCATCCGTGATATCACATTCAAAGGCAACGGCATTAACACCCATCGATTGCAAGTCTTCACATACCTCCTTACATACAGGAAGATTTCGTGAAGCAATGACTATATTAGCACCAGCCTCCCCCAACGCCATGGCGATCTGTTTGCCCAGCCCTCTGCCGCCGCCGGTTATGATAGCCGTTTTATTAGTCAAATCGAACATATTACTCAATGTAGTCAACTTTTCAGCCCTTCCTTAATGAAGTATTATTTATATTAAACCGTCTATATCATTATAGATAAGCCTATCCAATATTGTGCTTAAAATAGCCTGATGCCTCTGCCTTTTGTTTCATCAACAGTATCCTTTATATCAATAATGCCTATCCGCTCGACCGCTACGGTCGGCTTGCTGAATTGGCATACTGAAAACTTAATTCGACCCACTGCTGTATGATTACTCACCCGAGTGAGCAAAATCGAATACTTAGCCTGTTTTATCGTTTACACTATAGAAATGGTAAGGAGGTAAAAAAAATGACGATACATCACTTTCATTTAACCGCAGAGTGGCCAGGCGGCAGAAATGATATCGGCACAATTCATTCAGGGAATCTTCTAACACAGATAAGTATTCCAACTGAAATGGATGGACCAGGGATCGGCACTAATCCCGATGAAATGCTGCTTG
This window contains:
- a CDS encoding alpha/beta fold hydrolase translates to MSKRKVPKNQSETIPKWKHFLDIPNQPMPEMGLTPKISVWKKNKSSLWYYPSAKKKYDVPVFLIYSLINTPLILDLSPGNSLIESFVNEGFDVYLLDFGSPGFEDGEISIEDYIVDYIQKGVQRALRHSGASEITVMGFCIGGTIAAIYAAIADEPIKNLILSVTPVDFSASESFDQWQEALKEGTVNFDDTIDIYQTIPASAVKYGIRLITSPIYISPYLSLLNQADDEEYVKNWRRFNAWINGHVPLSGAAAKQITKDLLIKNRLVNGGFKVRGKKAKLSKIDASVLVIASKYDRLVPQEMIYPVMEHLTCKDKTYSLLKSGHAAKQYSDGLPYYLKEWLPGRSSPIQ
- a CDS encoding ring-cleaving dioxygenase, yielding MELKGLHHVSAITAKAGNNFDFYTKVLGMRLIKKTVNQDDVRVYHLFYGDQIGSPGTELTFFEIPNAARTHEGNNSISEISLRVRDDEALGYWKKRFVEFNVEHDEISSRFERKVLSFKDPEGQRLLLVSDQDNNGVQGGSPWVGSPVPKEFSILGLGPVRLTVPNIEQTEIVLSEVLGFRKSGTYPSSIRGQNPIVVYETGEGGTGAELHIEERNDIPRERLGRGGVHHVAFRVDNEEELRKWIEKISESKFVNSGYVDRFYFRSLYFREPNGILFELATDGPGFAVDEAEQHLGENLALPPFLESKRKDIESNLKPLNTKSTN
- a CDS encoding SDR family oxidoreductase; the encoded protein is MFDLTNKTAIITGGGRGLGKQIAMALGEAGANIVIASRNLPVCKEVCEDLQSMGVNAVAFECDITDESAIDRVVQETVAQFGTIDILVNNSGTSWSGPLLDLPKDKWEKVLNVNVTGTFLFSQAVARVMKRQNSGKIINIASVTGLGGTFPELLDTIAYNTSKGAIITMTKDLGVKLARYGIQVNAIAPGFFPTKITKKVLEKSDYDILGKIPAGRFGDEEDLKGAAVFLASQASDYMVGHVLIIDGGISALV
- a CDS encoding nitroreductase family protein; this translates as MAKDFFSAIEDRRSYYSLSKERVVPNKRIKEVIDHAVQYSPSAFNSQSARVIVLTGQSHDQLWDITKNTLRKAVGDKDFEKTEEKMKSFINGYGTVLFFEDQAIITRLQEQFKTYAENFPIWSNQSSAILQFVVWTSLEIEGFGASLQHYNPLIDDEVRKTWDISRDWKLIAQMPFGKPTAEPGDKDFTPLEERVKYYQ